In one window of Paraflavitalea soli DNA:
- a CDS encoding TIM-barrel domain-containing protein produces the protein MKLRLLLFSLLCSSLLNILQAAPPSYITTPDGIIVFTDPLVTGVSNAVKLEVITDNIIRVIAAPGKEMAASQSLVTVYRKSPSVFWKVTSSKDSLTLKTKKLTAVIDLKTGAVIFRDQAGKKILAEKQPLGRSFQPTVFDGKRYYALTQTFQTPANDAWYGLGQHQDGILNYRGQQVTFFQNNTEVAIPFLVSSNNYGILWDNYSITRAGDLKSFHPLADLQLFSKTGAVGWLTASYANDKHKPQEIIVERAAAAINMEFEGDSKNQLPAEFTPATGMVTWEGSLVSYFSGLHQFRFTFGGSLKVWLDGKLVLDHWRKSWNPAPALIPYQFKDGEKVAVRIEWTPEGGESYLSLKWQEPLSAGEQNSFGFWSEAGQQIDYYFIYGNNMDEVIGGYRELTGKAPIVPQWALGFWQSRERYKTQDEILSTVNEFRKRKIPIDNIVLDWSYWKEAGWGSQEFDEARFPRPDSMIDVLHKKYNTRIMISVWPKFYEGIPAYNEFDKNGWLYKRNIADRQRDWIGKGYVSTFYDAFNEHARKGFWDLINKKIYSKGIDAWWMDASEPDILSNVGPEKRKSQMTPTALGSAAEYLNAYPLQNAKGIYEGQRSTDPNKRVFLLTRSGFAGSQRYGAAIWSGDIGSTWRDMKNQITAGLNFSLSGLPYWTMDIGGFVVPEKFERQDAAHLEEWRELNTRWYQFGAFVPLFRSHGQFPYREIFNIAPETHAAYQSFLYYDQLRYRLMPYIYSLAGAAYHENYTIMRGLAMDFAKDTVVLNIGDQYLFGPSLLVNPVCEYKQTKRGLYLPACAGWYDLYSGKWFAAGQHIMAEAPYERMPVFVKAGSILPFGPGLQYTGEKPADTIMLNVYTGADASFNLYEDEGINYNYEKGAFSVIPIKYNEATKTVTVGDRKGSFNGMLQKRMFRINFITPADAKHLNFNAGYNKAVMYEGKRLTIPSS, from the coding sequence ATGAAATTACGACTACTGTTGTTCAGTTTGCTGTGTTCTTCGCTGTTGAATATTTTGCAGGCAGCGCCGCCATCCTATATTACTACTCCCGACGGTATAATTGTTTTCACTGATCCCCTTGTAACAGGTGTATCGAATGCGGTTAAGCTGGAAGTGATTACCGATAACATTATCAGGGTAATTGCTGCGCCGGGAAAAGAAATGGCAGCTTCGCAAAGCCTGGTTACTGTATACAGAAAAAGCCCTTCGGTTTTCTGGAAAGTCACTTCCTCCAAAGATAGCCTGACGCTAAAAACAAAAAAGCTGACCGCGGTCATCGATCTGAAAACCGGCGCGGTTATATTCCGGGACCAGGCAGGCAAGAAAATACTGGCTGAAAAGCAACCACTGGGACGGAGCTTTCAGCCCACCGTATTTGACGGTAAACGGTATTACGCACTTACCCAGACATTCCAAACTCCTGCCAACGACGCCTGGTATGGCCTGGGGCAGCACCAGGATGGCATCCTCAATTACAGAGGGCAGCAGGTTACTTTCTTTCAAAACAATACAGAAGTGGCTATCCCTTTTCTGGTATCCAGTAATAACTACGGCATTCTGTGGGATAATTATTCGATCACCAGGGCAGGGGATCTGAAGTCGTTCCATCCACTTGCGGACCTGCAGCTTTTTTCAAAAACGGGGGCAGTTGGCTGGCTTACAGCATCCTATGCCAATGATAAGCACAAACCGCAGGAGATAATAGTTGAAAGAGCAGCAGCGGCGATCAATATGGAGTTTGAGGGCGACTCAAAGAACCAGCTTCCTGCTGAATTTACACCCGCTACCGGGATGGTGACCTGGGAAGGTAGCCTGGTTAGTTATTTTTCAGGCCTTCACCAGTTCCGTTTCACCTTTGGTGGTTCGCTGAAGGTTTGGCTTGATGGAAAGCTTGTGTTGGATCACTGGCGAAAATCATGGAATCCTGCGCCTGCCCTGATACCGTACCAGTTCAAAGACGGAGAAAAAGTAGCTGTCAGGATCGAATGGACGCCGGAGGGCGGGGAATCCTATCTTTCGCTGAAATGGCAGGAACCCCTTAGCGCAGGGGAGCAAAACAGCTTTGGTTTTTGGTCTGAGGCGGGTCAGCAGATCGATTATTATTTCATCTACGGAAATAATATGGATGAGGTGATTGGCGGGTATCGTGAACTAACCGGCAAGGCACCCATAGTGCCTCAATGGGCATTGGGTTTCTGGCAAAGCAGGGAGCGGTATAAAACGCAGGATGAAATTTTGTCGACGGTTAATGAATTCCGGAAAAGAAAAATTCCCATTGACAATATTGTTTTAGACTGGAGCTATTGGAAAGAAGCGGGGTGGGGTAGCCAGGAATTTGATGAAGCCCGGTTTCCCAGGCCTGATAGCATGATCGATGTACTGCATAAAAAGTATAACACGCGGATCATGATCTCGGTATGGCCGAAATTCTATGAAGGTATTCCCGCTTACAACGAATTTGACAAGAATGGCTGGCTGTATAAAAGAAATATTGCCGACCGACAAAGGGATTGGATAGGCAAAGGATATGTCTCCACTTTTTACGATGCATTCAATGAACATGCCAGGAAGGGATTCTGGGATCTGATCAACAAAAAAATTTACAGTAAAGGAATTGATGCGTGGTGGATGGATGCGAGCGAACCCGATATTCTTTCCAATGTGGGTCCCGAAAAAAGAAAGTCGCAAATGACGCCCACAGCATTGGGCAGTGCAGCGGAATACCTGAATGCCTATCCTTTGCAAAATGCAAAAGGGATCTACGAAGGGCAGCGTTCAACAGATCCCAATAAACGAGTGTTCTTATTGACCCGCTCTGGCTTTGCAGGGTCCCAACGCTATGGGGCAGCCATATGGAGCGGTGATATCGGATCTACCTGGCGGGATATGAAGAACCAGATCACAGCAGGGCTAAATTTCTCACTATCCGGATTGCCTTACTGGACCATGGATATTGGTGGCTTTGTAGTGCCGGAAAAATTTGAAAGACAGGATGCCGCACACCTCGAAGAATGGAGGGAACTGAATACGCGCTGGTACCAGTTTGGGGCCTTTGTGCCTTTATTCCGTTCGCATGGGCAGTTTCCTTACCGGGAGATCTTCAACATCGCTCCTGAAACACATGCAGCCTACCAGAGCTTTCTCTATTACGATCAACTGCGTTATCGCTTAATGCCTTATATCTATTCCCTGGCTGGTGCAGCTTATCATGAGAATTACACGATCATGCGCGGACTGGCAATGGACTTTGCAAAAGATACAGTGGTATTGAACATAGGTGATCAATACCTTTTTGGTCCCTCTTTGCTTGTCAATCCTGTATGCGAATACAAGCAAACGAAACGAGGATTGTATCTGCCGGCCTGTGCAGGCTGGTATGACCTCTATTCAGGCAAATGGTTTGCGGCCGGTCAACACATCATGGCTGAAGCACCGTATGAACGCATGCCGGTATTTGTAAAAGCGGGTTCTATCCTTCCTTTTGGCCCCGGGCTACAATACACCGGAGAAAAACCGGCTGATACCATTATGCTGAATGTTTACACGGGAGCGGATGCTTCTTTTAACCTGTATGAAGACGAGGGTATTAACTACAATTACGAAAAAGGCGCTTTCTCGGTCATTCCTATAAAATACAATGAAGCGACAAAAACAGTTACTGTAGGCGATCGCAAAGGATCGTTTAACGGAATGCTTCAAAAAAGGATGTTTCGTATAAACTTTATTACACCTGCGGATGCAAAGCATTTGAATTTTAATGCAGGGTATAATAAAGCAGTGATGTATGAAGGAAAGAGACTAACGATACCAAGTAGTTAA
- a CDS encoding alpha/beta hydrolase encodes MNKALIVLLLLFADALSGYAQEKPSVSRGDTSSARRDGFGGPIELGPDDKPAFDNPPAGFRDKRDNFAHGTIATVQYDSKTVSTRREMLVYTPPGYSPDRKYPVIYLLHGLNSGAGQWPYWVRADHVIDNLLADGKIGPVIMVFPNCNTNITVSNPKPDEQEERKGGFKGYGQLFENDLLNDIIPYIESHYSVYTDREHRALAGLSMGGGQSLNIGLSHIGIFAYVGGFSSAPNTHEFGGLSDTRLLSDLAAAKNQLKVLWLGCGNKDGLIRVSQRVHQHLKEQGVPHVWHVDGNGHDDTEWANNLYLFAQHIFK; translated from the coding sequence ATGAATAAGGCATTAATAGTATTGTTGTTGCTTTTTGCTGATGCTCTTTCGGGTTATGCACAGGAGAAACCGTCAGTATCCCGTGGCGACACCTCTAGTGCGCGCCGGGACGGCTTCGGGGGACCCATTGAGCTGGGACCCGATGATAAGCCTGCCTTTGACAATCCACCTGCCGGGTTCAGGGACAAGCGTGACAATTTTGCTCATGGTACAATAGCTACTGTTCAGTATGATTCCAAAACGGTTTCTACCCGCCGGGAGATGCTGGTTTATACGCCTCCCGGGTATTCACCCGATCGAAAGTACCCGGTAATCTATTTACTACATGGTCTTAACTCGGGGGCTGGTCAATGGCCTTACTGGGTCCGTGCTGATCATGTGATCGACAACCTGCTGGCCGATGGTAAAATTGGACCTGTAATTATGGTTTTTCCTAATTGTAATACAAACATCACGGTGTCGAATCCCAAACCTGATGAACAGGAGGAGCGAAAAGGCGGATTTAAAGGTTATGGCCAGCTTTTCGAAAATGATCTGCTCAACGACATCATCCCTTATATCGAATCTCACTATTCTGTTTACACTGACCGTGAACATCGTGCACTTGCCGGGTTGTCGATGGGCGGTGGGCAATCTCTGAATATCGGTCTTTCGCACATTGGTATTTTTGCTTACGTTGGTGGATTTTCTTCGGCCCCGAATACCCATGAATTCGGGGGGCTTTCTGACACCAGACTGCTATCGGATCTGGCGGCGGCGAAGAATCAGCTCAAGGTACTGTGGCTTGGCTGTGGCAATAAAGATGGACTGATCCGTGTGAGCCAGCGTGTGCACCAACACCTCAAAGAACAAGGGGTGCCGCATGTATGGCATGTGGATGGTAATGGGCATGACGATACCGAGTGGGCCAACAACCTGTATCTTTTTGCACAGCATATTTTCAAATAA
- a CDS encoding alpha-L-fucosidase: protein MKHVISLITGILFVQSLLAQESYPSPIRPGNEAVAPGKFEPTWQSLQQYTIPAWFRNAKFGIWAHWGPQCQPEQGDWYGRFMYDEGSEQYTWHVKHYGHPSKAGFKEVIHDWKAEHWDPEKLVALYKRTGAQYFFAMANHHDNLDLWNSKYQEWNTLRVGPRKDIIKGWAQAAKKYKLPFGLSVHGSHAWTWFETAQRSDKKGPFAGIPYDGKLTKADGKGTWWEGLDPQGLYAQQHNLSAGSENITSLWSQWNWDNGASIPSQEYCEKFYNRTIDLINQYNPDLLYFDDTGLPLYPVSDAGLKIAAHYYNHNMATHNGQLNAVLFGKVLTEEQKKCMVWDVERGAPDKMQDKAWQTCTCIGDWHYSRPTYERNGYKSAKTVIHTLIDIVSKNGNLLLNIPIRGDGTIDEKEMAILEGIAGWMEINKESIFDTRPWKTYGEGPVAETANPVNGPGFNEEKIKFSAKDIRYNQKGKVLYATVLGTPEEKVVLKALGKTKGNGIVKRIEVLGNKEKISWKQDADSLSIQNPKLVPNDLAIVFKIYL, encoded by the coding sequence ATGAAGCATGTTATTTCACTGATCACGGGTATTCTTTTTGTTCAATCGCTCCTGGCGCAGGAAAGTTATCCATCACCTATCAGGCCGGGCAATGAAGCGGTTGCACCAGGCAAGTTTGAACCTACCTGGCAATCACTTCAACAATATACCATTCCGGCATGGTTCCGGAATGCGAAGTTTGGCATATGGGCGCATTGGGGCCCGCAATGTCAACCGGAACAAGGCGACTGGTATGGACGGTTCATGTACGATGAAGGCAGTGAACAGTATACATGGCATGTGAAGCATTATGGGCATCCATCGAAAGCGGGGTTTAAGGAAGTGATCCATGATTGGAAAGCGGAGCATTGGGACCCGGAGAAACTGGTAGCGCTTTACAAACGTACGGGGGCACAATATTTCTTTGCGATGGCCAATCACCACGATAATCTCGATCTGTGGAACAGCAAGTACCAGGAATGGAACACGCTGCGGGTGGGTCCCAGGAAGGATATTATTAAAGGTTGGGCACAAGCAGCGAAAAAATACAAACTTCCCTTCGGATTAAGTGTGCATGGATCTCATGCATGGACATGGTTTGAAACGGCCCAACGTTCGGATAAAAAAGGTCCTTTTGCCGGCATTCCCTACGATGGGAAACTGACCAAGGCGGATGGGAAGGGAACCTGGTGGGAAGGGCTTGACCCGCAAGGGCTGTATGCCCAGCAACATAACCTGAGTGCAGGAAGTGAAAATATCACCAGCTTGTGGAGCCAGTGGAATTGGGACAACGGGGCTTCGATTCCCTCACAGGAATATTGCGAAAAGTTTTATAACCGAACCATTGACCTGATCAACCAATACAATCCTGACCTGCTTTACTTCGATGATACAGGGCTTCCCCTCTATCCTGTAAGTGATGCGGGGTTGAAGATTGCTGCACACTACTATAATCACAATATGGCTACGCACAACGGCCAACTTAATGCTGTTTTGTTTGGAAAAGTGCTTACGGAAGAACAAAAAAAGTGCATGGTGTGGGATGTGGAAAGAGGCGCTCCTGATAAAATGCAAGACAAAGCCTGGCAAACCTGTACCTGTATCGGTGACTGGCATTATAGCCGACCGACCTATGAGCGTAATGGTTATAAATCAGCAAAGACGGTTATTCATACGTTGATTGATATTGTCAGCAAAAATGGTAATCTGCTGCTGAATATTCCTATCCGTGGAGATGGCACCATTGATGAAAAAGAAATGGCGATACTTGAAGGTATTGCCGGCTGGATGGAAATTAACAAGGAGAGTATTTTTGATACCCGCCCCTGGAAAACGTATGGAGAAGGGCCGGTTGCTGAAACGGCTAACCCGGTAAATGGCCCTGGTTTTAACGAAGAAAAAATAAAATTTTCGGCAAAAGATATTCGCTACAATCAGAAAGGAAAGGTGTTGTATGCTACTGTATTGGGTACACCGGAGGAAAAAGTGGTTCTGAAAGCGTTGGGTAAAACCAAAGGCAATGGGATAGTAAAGCGGATTGAAGTGCTGGGCAATAAGGAAAAGATAAGCTGGAAACAAGATGCAGATTCGTTGTCCATTCAAAATCCCAAACTGGTTCCGAATGACCTGGCCATTGTGTTTAAAATTTACCTATAA
- a CDS encoding sialate O-acetylesterase: MPKVFGDNMVLQRGQPIPVWGEARPGTLVTVVLGTVRATAQAGKDGKWMLRFPTFTAGGPYTLKIAESGTRNTGIELKGVLIGDVWVASGQSNMEWQVQQSQDARKEIDNAGSPAIRFLVVEQDKQLKPRSDIRGGQWKVCDTSNVKNFSAVAYYFARKIHGDQHVPLGIIQSTWGGTPVEAWTSRDMLLTSPISRARTLSNDTLRLDPEDLIADSLNWIRTWDIIYHPQNNTDQIIPAPEYNDEGWTAIAMPNVIKDFGIGNYEGMVWLRKKISLPGSFAGKDLTVNLGHPEMNYSLYFNGQEVCKNVWNANPTHAFTIPAGLVRGGENTIAVRVAMLWGGGGLNPPAEDIYITDGATTVSLAGKWLYKNGLETAFPKILNYQYYPTVLFNGMINPLIPYGIKGFLWYQGEANAEAAYDYRTLFPMLIKDWRQRWGQGSLPFLYVQLANFRKVQPLPSESDWAELREAQALALSLPNTGMACTIDIGEGNDIHPKNKQEVGRRLALLANEMVYKQPVMASGPQYKSFQKEGNRIRLHFTHTGTGLSTKDGKEVTGFAIAGKDKLFHWAKAIIEGSEVIVYADEVSEPEAVRYAWADNPLCNLVNSAHLPAIPFRTDEWKGITQP, from the coding sequence TTGCCAAAAGTATTTGGCGACAATATGGTCTTGCAAAGAGGGCAGCCGATCCCGGTTTGGGGAGAAGCAAGGCCGGGAACGCTTGTAACAGTAGTATTGGGAACAGTACGGGCAACTGCCCAAGCAGGTAAAGACGGGAAATGGATGCTCCGGTTTCCTACATTTACAGCCGGCGGGCCTTATACGCTCAAAATAGCTGAATCCGGAACACGAAATACCGGAATAGAGTTAAAGGGAGTACTTATTGGAGATGTGTGGGTGGCGTCGGGCCAATCGAATATGGAATGGCAGGTACAGCAGTCGCAGGATGCACGCAAAGAAATTGACAATGCCGGGTCCCCTGCCATACGTTTTTTGGTTGTTGAACAAGACAAGCAATTAAAGCCACGGTCGGACATCCGGGGCGGTCAATGGAAAGTTTGTGATACCTCAAACGTGAAAAACTTCTCGGCAGTTGCTTATTATTTTGCGCGTAAAATACACGGTGATCAGCATGTTCCGTTAGGCATCATTCAAAGCACCTGGGGCGGAACGCCGGTGGAAGCGTGGACGAGCCGCGACATGCTGTTAACCTCACCCATTAGCAGGGCACGCACGCTCAGTAATGATACGCTCAGGTTGGACCCTGAAGATCTTATCGCTGATAGTTTGAACTGGATACGCACGTGGGATATTATTTATCATCCACAAAACAATACGGATCAAATAATTCCTGCCCCGGAATATAATGATGAGGGTTGGACAGCCATTGCCATGCCCAATGTGATCAAGGATTTTGGTATTGGCAATTATGAAGGGATGGTTTGGTTACGGAAAAAGATATCCTTGCCTGGCTCTTTTGCGGGAAAGGACCTGACGGTGAACCTGGGTCATCCGGAGATGAATTACTCCTTGTACTTCAACGGACAGGAGGTTTGTAAGAATGTCTGGAATGCCAATCCCACGCATGCTTTTACTATTCCGGCAGGATTGGTGCGGGGTGGAGAGAACACCATTGCTGTGCGGGTGGCCATGTTGTGGGGCGGTGGCGGTTTGAATCCGCCGGCTGAAGACATTTATATTACGGATGGCGCTACTACCGTTTCTTTAGCCGGGAAATGGTTGTATAAGAATGGCCTTGAAACCGCTTTTCCCAAGATACTCAACTATCAGTATTACCCCACTGTGCTTTTCAATGGGATGATCAACCCACTTATTCCTTATGGCATTAAAGGGTTTCTCTGGTACCAGGGTGAAGCGAATGCCGAGGCAGCTTACGATTACAGAACGTTGTTTCCGATGCTGATCAAAGACTGGCGCCAACGCTGGGGGCAAGGTAGTCTTCCGTTCTTATATGTACAGCTGGCTAATTTCAGGAAAGTGCAACCACTTCCTTCGGAAAGTGACTGGGCTGAATTGAGGGAAGCGCAAGCCCTGGCATTATCGCTGCCTAATACGGGGATGGCCTGCACCATAGATATTGGTGAAGGGAATGATATTCATCCGAAAAATAAACAGGAGGTTGGCCGGCGGCTGGCCTTACTTGCCAATGAAATGGTGTATAAACAACCGGTTATGGCATCAGGCCCACAGTATAAAAGTTTTCAGAAGGAAGGGAATCGCATCCGCCTCCATTTTACGCATACGGGTACAGGGCTTTCTACAAAAGACGGAAAAGAGGTAACGGGTTTTGCCATTGCGGGTAAAGACAAGTTATTTCATTGGGCTAAAGCCATCATTGAGGGAAGTGAGGTGATTGTTTATGCTGATGAAGTTTCTGAGCCTGAAGCTGTGCGATATGCCTGGGCAGACAATCCGCTCTGTAACCTGGTTAATTCAGCGCATTTGCCTGCCATTCCTTTCAGAACGGATGAATGGAAGGGCATTACTCAGCCATAA
- a CDS encoding glycoside hydrolase family 3 C-terminal domain-containing protein: MKSPLLQSAFLRSSLLTILLLPVALLLMVFNICAQQTASTVNRVTEQKIHHLISQMTLQEKASLLHGNSKFYVAAIKRLGIPEWALSDGPHGVRAEINRHDWAYAGWTNDSATCFPPGTALAATWNPTLAYKQGLVLGEEARFRKKDILLGPGINIIRTPLCGRNFEYMSEDPLLVSKMAVAYIKALQSKDVAASVKHWLANNQEAHRDSIDVTMSERALREIYLPAFKASVMEGGAYTVMAAYNRFRGEWCSENDYLNRQLLRKEFNFKGVLMTDWSAAHSTVKAALTGLDLEMGTDKKDYHEWYFADPLIKAVEEGKVPVSVVDEKVGNVLRVMFSTKMFNEEKRSRGEMNTPEHQQAAYHAAAEAAVLLQNKGNLLPLHIDKIRSIAIIGDNATRKHCSGGLSSEIKALYEITPLRALQQKLGARVKINYAQGYEKQSTFAEGNSTGQSGTDKVDWKLIEEAVAIARESDVAIIFGGLNHDFDTESSDKENMDLPYGQEVLIQEVAKANPNTVVVIIAGSPVKLSGIVYRVPAILWAWFGGMEAGNAVADLLIGQVNPSGKLPFTLPVSLTQSPAHALGNYPGRNLQVNYEEDILVGYRWFDTKKIQPQFPFGYGLSYTDFSISHFSTDKPGYGKNEIIHARFTIKNTGKVYGAEVVQLYVSDPVCSVMRPEKELKAFEKVFLKPGETKTVEVQVKVADLAFYDESKKAWNTEAGEYILQLGNSSRSIFQQVKISVK, translated from the coding sequence ATGAAATCACCACTGTTGCAGTCTGCTTTCCTACGATCTTCCCTGTTGACTATTTTATTGCTTCCGGTAGCTTTATTGTTGATGGTGTTTAACATCTGTGCGCAGCAAACGGCTTCAACAGTAAATAGGGTTACGGAACAAAAGATCCACCATCTGATCAGTCAAATGACCTTGCAGGAAAAGGCCAGCCTGCTGCATGGTAATTCCAAGTTTTATGTAGCGGCTATAAAAAGACTCGGCATTCCTGAGTGGGCATTGAGTGATGGTCCACATGGGGTACGGGCAGAGATCAACCGGCATGATTGGGCTTATGCAGGCTGGACAAATGATTCTGCGACGTGTTTTCCTCCGGGAACAGCGCTGGCTGCTACCTGGAATCCTACGTTGGCCTATAAGCAGGGATTGGTGTTGGGAGAAGAAGCCCGTTTCAGGAAAAAGGATATTTTGCTGGGACCAGGCATCAATATTATCCGTACTCCGCTTTGCGGCAGAAACTTTGAATACATGAGTGAAGATCCTTTACTGGTTTCAAAGATGGCTGTTGCTTACATCAAAGCGTTGCAATCCAAAGACGTGGCAGCCAGCGTAAAACACTGGCTGGCCAACAACCAGGAAGCACACCGTGACTCTATTGACGTGACCATGAGCGAAAGGGCATTACGAGAAATTTATTTGCCGGCATTTAAGGCTTCGGTAATGGAAGGGGGTGCTTATACGGTAATGGCTGCCTACAACCGGTTTAGGGGGGAGTGGTGTTCGGAAAATGATTACCTCAACCGGCAGTTGCTTCGGAAAGAGTTCAATTTTAAAGGGGTCTTAATGACCGATTGGTCGGCTGCACATTCAACCGTAAAAGCTGCTTTAACCGGTCTCGACCTGGAAATGGGTACGGACAAAAAAGATTACCATGAATGGTACTTTGCAGATCCGTTGATCAAGGCGGTGGAAGAAGGAAAAGTACCCGTATCGGTGGTGGATGAAAAAGTGGGAAATGTATTGCGGGTAATGTTTAGTACAAAGATGTTCAATGAAGAAAAACGATCAAGAGGAGAGATGAATACGCCCGAACACCAGCAGGCAGCCTACCATGCGGCGGCCGAGGCTGCGGTGCTATTGCAAAACAAGGGAAACCTGCTGCCATTGCATATCGATAAAATAAGATCAATAGCCATCATTGGTGATAATGCCACGCGTAAACATTGCAGCGGTGGGCTCAGTTCGGAAATAAAGGCTTTATATGAAATAACACCCCTGCGGGCCCTGCAGCAAAAGCTGGGAGCCCGGGTGAAGATCAATTATGCCCAGGGGTATGAAAAGCAGTCCACCTTTGCGGAAGGTAATAGTACCGGCCAATCTGGTACTGACAAGGTAGACTGGAAACTCATTGAGGAAGCAGTGGCAATTGCCAGGGAATCGGATGTTGCGATCATTTTTGGCGGATTAAACCATGACTTCGACACGGAATCTTCTGACAAAGAAAACATGGATCTACCTTACGGACAGGAGGTATTGATCCAGGAAGTGGCTAAGGCCAATCCCAACACGGTAGTAGTCATTATTGCGGGGTCGCCAGTAAAGCTGTCTGGTATAGTGTACCGGGTGCCAGCTATCTTATGGGCCTGGTTTGGGGGTATGGAAGCAGGAAATGCAGTAGCTGATCTGTTGATTGGCCAGGTAAATCCTTCGGGCAAACTTCCGTTTACGCTGCCGGTATCCCTGACGCAATCTCCTGCACACGCGCTGGGCAACTATCCCGGCAGGAATCTCCAGGTGAATTATGAAGAAGATATCCTGGTAGGTTATCGCTGGTTCGATACGAAGAAAATTCAACCGCAGTTCCCTTTTGGTTACGGGCTTTCCTATACTGATTTTTCCATCAGCCATTTTTCAACGGATAAGCCGGGGTATGGGAAAAATGAAATCATTCATGCCAGATTTACCATTAAAAACACTGGCAAGGTATACGGAGCTGAAGTGGTGCAACTATATGTAAGTGATCCGGTTTGTTCGGTGATGCGACCTGAAAAAGAATTGAAAGCTTTTGAAAAAGTATTTCTGAAACCGGGTGAAACAAAGACTGTTGAGGTGCAGGTGAAAGTGGCCGATCTGGCATTTTATGACGAATCAAAAAAGGCCTGGAACACAGAGGCCGGTGAATACATCCTGCAGTTAGGTAATTCATCCCGTAGTATTTTTCAGCAAGTGAAGATTTCAGTTAAGTAA